ACCGCGCCGGCGAGGTCCTGCGGGTCGCCCCACCGCGCGGCGGGAATCCGCGCGCTGATCTCGGCGAAGCGCGTCTCGTCGGCACGCAGCCGCTCGGTGTTGTCGGTGGCGAAGTAGCCCGGCGCGATCGCGTTCACCTGCACGCCGAACCGCGCCCACTCGTTCGCCAGCGCCTTCGTCACGCCGGCCACCGCGTGCTTGCTCGCCGTGTAGCCGGGCACCGTGATGCCGCCGCTGAACGAGAGCAGCGACGCGACGTTGACGATCTTCCCCGCGCCGCGCTCGATCATGCCGCGGCCGAGCCGCTGCGAGAGGAGGAACACCGCGTCGAGGTTCGTGCGCAGCACCGCGTCCCAGTCGGCGAGCGGATGGTCGACGGCCGGGTGGCGCCGGATCGTGCCGCCGTTGTTCACGAGGACGTCGATCCCCCCCGCGAGCCGCTCCGCGCGCTCGGCCATCGCGAGCACCGCGTCGCGGTCGGCGAGATCCGCGTCCACCTCCCACGCCGTACGGCCCATCGCGCGCACCGCTTCCGCGGTCTCCGCGGCGCCGCCGGGCTTCGAGCTCGCGCACACGACGTCGGCGCCGGCGCTCGCGAGCGCCTCCGCCATGCCGCGTCCGAGCCCGCGGCTCGCGCCGGTGACGAGCGCGCGCCGGCCCTCGAGCGAGAACAGCGATTCGAGCGATGCGTTCACTTGCCCAGCTCCAGCGCGGCGAGGATGAACGGGCCGACGCCCTTGTAGTCGTCGGTCACCACGGGCTCGCCGACGTAGTACTCGAACGTGCCGCTGCGGAACGAGCCGTCGGCGCGCGGCTGTCCGCCGAGCCCGGAGACGGCGACGATGTTCGTGAGCGACACGCTGCCGTCGGCGTTCTCGCGCACGAGGTTGCGCAGCAGCCCGTCGAGCCCGCGGCGCGCGACGTCGCGGTAACGCGTGTCGATGTAGCCGAGCCGCGCGGCCTTCGCGAGCGCGTAGACGAACATGCTCGACGCGCTCCCCTCGAGGTAGTTCCCGCGGCGGTTCGACTGATCGAGCACGTCCCACCAGAGCCCCGTCACCGGGTCCTGGACGCGCGCGACGCCTTCCGCCGCGTCGCGCAGCGTCTGCACGATCGCCGCACGGTCGGGGTGGCTCGCCGGCAGGTAGTCGAGCGTCTCGACGACGCCGACCATGTACCAGCCCATCGCGCGCCCCCAGAAGCTCGGCGACAGCCCCGTCGCGCTGTCGGCCCACTTCTGCACGTGCGCCGCGTCCCAGCCGTGGTACATGAGGCTCGTGCGCGGGTCGCGCGTGTGGCGCGCGACGAGCAGGAACTGACGCGCGACGTCGTCGAACGCGGCGGGCTCGCCGTACTCCTTCGCGTACTGCGCGTAGAACGGCTCGCCCATGTACAGCCCGTCGAGCCACATCTGCTGCGGGTAGATCTGCTTGTGCCAGAACCCGCCCTCCGCGGTGCGCGGCTGCCGGCGCAGCTGCTCGCGCAGCAGGT
This DNA window, taken from Gemmatirosa kalamazoonensis, encodes the following:
- the kduD gene encoding 2-dehydro-3-deoxy-D-gluconate 5-dehydrogenase KduD, with protein sequence MNASLESLFSLEGRRALVTGASRGLGRGMAEALASAGADVVCASSKPGGAAETAEAVRAMGRTAWEVDADLADRDAVLAMAERAERLAGGIDVLVNNGGTIRRHPAVDHPLADWDAVLRTNLDAVFLLSQRLGRGMIERGAGKIVNVASLLSFSGGITVPGYTASKHAVAGVTKALANEWARFGVQVNAIAPGYFATDNTERLRADETRFAEISARIPAARWGDPQDLAGAVIFLASRASDYVNGHVLVVDGGWMAR
- a CDS encoding glycoside hydrolase family 88/105 protein, with protein sequence MTMLRFLAAITLTAATAGAQQQLGEGSPQPGNRPYAIPDSSGRPRVTATPWSVRFAESVMKRNPQTHRRWDYTAGVVLGAIEKVALARRDTAMLGYVRRNMERFVKPDGSIDGYRMDEFNIDAVSQGRLLFGLAQRTTDPRWRKAADLLREQLRRQPRTAEGGFWHKQIYPQQMWLDGLYMGEPFYAQYAKEYGEPAAFDDVARQFLLVARHTRDPRTSLMYHGWDAAHVQKWADSATGLSPSFWGRAMGWYMVGVVETLDYLPASHPDRAAIVQTLRDAAEGVARVQDPVTGLWWDVLDQSNRRGNYLEGSASSMFVYALAKAARLGYIDTRYRDVARRGLDGLLRNLVRENADGSVSLTNIVAVSGLGGQPRADGSFRSGTFEYYVGEPVVTDDYKGVGPFILAALELGK